The following are from one region of the Natronosporangium hydrolyticum genome:
- the secA gene encoding preprotein translocase subunit SecA — protein MPILEKILNAGEGRQVRRLKKVADAVNSIEDDYTDLSDAELQALTDQYRERLADGESLDDLLPEAFATAREAARRVLGQRAYDVQVMGGAALHYGNIAEMKTGEGKTLTGVLPAYLNALAGKGVHLVTVNDYLASRDAEWMGQVHRFLGLTVGAVLPGQTSADHKAAYECDITYGTNNEFGFDYLRDNMAMSAGQLVQRGHFFAIVDEVDSILIDEARTPLIISGPAEHSQRWYPEFAQIVARMQRGTEGGGDYEVDEAKRTVAITERGVAKVEDRLGIENLYEPVNTPLVGYLNNAIKAKELYRKDKEYIVNSDGEVLIVDEFTGRVLAGRRFSEGMHQAIEAKEGVKIKQENQTLATITLQNYFRLYDKLAGMTGTAQTEASEFNKVYDVGVITIPTHLPMVRLDKADVIYKTEKAKFEALVEDIVERHQLGQPVLVGTTSVDKSEILATMLKRRGIPHNVLNAKFHAKEAEFVAQAGRKGAVTVATNMAGRGTDILLGGNPEYLAAAELRQQGFDPVEQPEEYAKALETGVAKWRQVCDGEGEEVVAAGGLYVLGTERHDARRIDNQLRGRAGRQGDPGESRFYLSLQDDLMRRFRASAVESVMERLNIPDDVPIESKMVSRQIKSAQTQIEGQNAEIRKNVLKYDEVLNQQRQVVYAERKRVLDGEDLRDQVRHMLEDVVGDYISGATNEGYAEDWDLDQLWSALKQLYPVGLTIDELLEEVDGDRSALEVDQLRSRLLADVMAAYERREEELGEATVREVERQVVLSVIDRKWREHLYEMDYLKEGIGLRQYAQRNPVVEYQREGFAMFQTMLEGIKEESVRLLFNAEVRVQQPEAEAAATPTQPAAKPAMPLPVGQSPVEVRARGLRPAQAQPQNLQYSAPTVDGEAGSGGVTTERESDRPAAPALGLGRGPQVGAGPAIGAATAGRAAESQQPNRSGDNRGAADRSGGRSGAARQQAPGQAVGSAPSRNAPCPCGSGKKYKRCHGAPAGGA, from the coding sequence GTGCCCATACTTGAAAAGATCCTCAATGCTGGTGAGGGGCGGCAGGTTCGTCGGCTCAAGAAGGTCGCCGATGCCGTCAACTCGATCGAGGACGACTACACCGACCTGAGCGACGCCGAGCTGCAGGCGCTGACCGACCAGTATCGTGAGCGGCTGGCCGACGGCGAGAGCTTGGACGACCTGCTGCCGGAGGCGTTCGCGACCGCCCGGGAGGCGGCGCGCCGGGTGCTGGGGCAGCGAGCCTACGACGTCCAGGTCATGGGCGGGGCGGCGCTGCACTACGGCAACATCGCGGAGATGAAGACCGGTGAGGGTAAGACCCTCACCGGTGTCCTCCCGGCGTACCTGAACGCGCTCGCCGGCAAGGGTGTCCATCTGGTGACGGTGAACGACTACCTCGCCAGCCGGGACGCCGAGTGGATGGGCCAGGTCCACCGCTTCCTCGGGCTGACGGTGGGCGCGGTGCTGCCCGGCCAGACCTCGGCCGACCACAAGGCGGCCTATGAGTGCGACATCACCTACGGCACCAACAACGAGTTCGGCTTCGACTATCTGCGTGACAACATGGCGATGTCGGCCGGCCAGCTGGTCCAGCGCGGACACTTCTTCGCGATCGTCGACGAGGTCGACTCGATCCTGATCGACGAGGCCCGGACGCCGCTGATCATCTCGGGTCCGGCGGAGCACTCCCAGCGGTGGTACCCGGAGTTCGCGCAGATCGTGGCGCGGATGCAGCGGGGCACCGAGGGCGGCGGCGACTACGAGGTGGACGAGGCGAAGCGGACGGTCGCGATCACCGAGCGCGGGGTCGCCAAGGTGGAGGACCGGCTCGGCATCGAGAACCTTTACGAGCCGGTCAACACACCGTTGGTCGGCTATCTCAACAACGCCATCAAGGCTAAGGAGCTGTACCGCAAAGACAAGGAGTACATCGTCAACAGTGACGGTGAGGTCCTGATCGTCGACGAGTTCACCGGCCGGGTGCTCGCCGGGAGGCGGTTCAGCGAGGGGATGCACCAGGCGATCGAGGCCAAAGAGGGCGTCAAGATCAAGCAGGAGAACCAGACCCTCGCTACGATCACGCTCCAGAACTACTTCCGGCTCTACGACAAGCTCGCCGGCATGACCGGTACCGCCCAGACCGAGGCGAGCGAGTTCAACAAGGTCTACGACGTCGGGGTCATCACCATCCCGACCCACCTGCCGATGGTCCGGCTGGACAAAGCCGATGTGATCTACAAGACCGAGAAGGCCAAGTTCGAGGCGCTGGTGGAGGACATCGTCGAGCGCCACCAGCTGGGCCAGCCGGTGCTCGTCGGCACCACCTCGGTCGACAAGTCCGAGATCCTGGCGACGATGCTCAAGCGGCGGGGCATTCCGCACAACGTGCTGAACGCCAAGTTCCACGCCAAAGAAGCCGAGTTTGTGGCGCAGGCCGGCCGTAAGGGCGCGGTCACCGTCGCCACCAACATGGCCGGGCGAGGCACCGACATTCTGCTCGGCGGCAACCCGGAGTACCTCGCCGCGGCCGAGCTGCGCCAGCAGGGGTTCGACCCGGTGGAGCAGCCGGAAGAGTACGCCAAGGCGCTGGAGACCGGCGTCGCCAAGTGGCGGCAGGTCTGTGACGGCGAGGGCGAGGAGGTGGTCGCCGCAGGTGGTCTGTACGTCCTGGGCACTGAGCGACACGACGCCCGGCGGATCGACAACCAGCTGCGTGGCCGGGCCGGGCGGCAGGGTGACCCGGGTGAGTCGCGGTTCTACCTGTCGCTACAGGACGATCTGATGCGCCGCTTCCGGGCCAGCGCGGTCGAGTCGGTGATGGAGCGCCTCAACATCCCCGACGATGTGCCGATCGAGTCGAAGATGGTCTCCCGGCAGATCAAGAGCGCGCAGACCCAGATCGAAGGCCAGAACGCCGAGATCCGGAAGAACGTCCTCAAGTACGACGAGGTGCTCAATCAGCAGCGCCAGGTGGTCTACGCCGAGCGTAAGCGGGTGCTCGACGGGGAGGACCTGCGGGACCAGGTCCGGCACATGCTTGAGGACGTGGTCGGTGACTACATCAGCGGCGCCACCAACGAGGGGTACGCCGAGGACTGGGACCTCGATCAGCTGTGGAGTGCGCTCAAACAGCTGTACCCGGTCGGGCTGACCATCGACGAGCTGCTCGAAGAGGTGGACGGTGACCGTTCCGCCCTGGAGGTCGACCAGCTGCGGTCGCGACTGCTCGCGGATGTGATGGCCGCCTACGAGCGGCGCGAGGAAGAGCTCGGCGAGGCGACGGTCCGCGAGGTCGAGCGGCAGGTCGTGCTCAGCGTGATCGACCGCAAGTGGCGCGAGCACCTCTACGAGATGGATTACCTCAAGGAGGGCATCGGGCTGCGGCAGTACGCGCAGCGCAACCCGGTCGTGGAGTACCAGCGCGAGGGCTTTGCGATGTTCCAGACCATGCTGGAGGGGATCAAGGAGGAGTCCGTCCGGTTGCTGTTCAACGCGGAGGTGCGGGTGCAGCAGCCGGAGGCGGAGGCAGCGGCCACCCCGACCCAGCCGGCGGCCAAGCCAGCGATGCCGCTGCCGGTGGGTCAATCCCCGGTGGAGGTCCGTGCCCGCGGGCTGCGGCCGGCGCAGGCGCAGCCACAGAACCTTCAGTATTCCGCGCCGACGGTCGATGGCGAAGCCGGCTCCGGCGGGGTCACCACCGAGCGGGAGTCCGACCGTCCCGCCGCCCCGGCGCTCGGCCTCGGCCGCGGGCCGCAGGTCGGCGCGGGTCCGGCGATCGGGGCGGCTACCGCCGGCCGAGCCGCCGAGTCGCAGCAGCCGAACCGCTCCGGCGACAACCGCGGGGCCGCCGACCGGTCCGGAGGCCGGTCGGGCGCGGCCCGGCAGCAGGCGCCCGGCCAGGCCGTCGGGTCGGCGCCGTCCCGGAACGCGCCCTGCCCCTGCGGCTCCGGCAAGAAGTACAAGCGCTGCCACGGTGCTCCCGCCGGGGGCGCCTGA